GATGCATTGCCCATGCGTTTTGTGTCCCTGAATCCAACAGTAACCGCTAAGCACAGTAGCATCAGAGTCCAGTTGATCTCCGGGATGTAAATCTGGCCATGAATCTTTGAGGATGTATGGACGATTTTGACCCTAGGGAAGCATCCAAGGGAGGAGCACTGCTTGATTATTGAAAATGTCCCGGTTATGATCGCTTGACTCCCAACCACAGCCGCAAGTATTGCTATCACCAGAACAGGCCACCTTATTTTTCctgaaaggaaagaaaagatcCCAAATCAGCTCAACATCATGCAACTTAACGAACCGCGtcttgtgaagaagaagaaatttcttttttgacaTACCAGGAACTGATACATAGAAGCCAATGTGATAGTCACTTTCCATTTTATGGTGCATAGAAAGGTAAGCAGCTTGTCCCATGTACGCGAGAACTAAGGAAGGATATACCACAAAGGTGAACGCTATCTGCACGAGTAATATTCTCCATCAGAGCAGCTCATTTATCAAATCGATACTGATAGAGAATTTCCAAAGGTGCAACAACACATGCATGAACACAATTATGCATGCTGTGCAGTCCAGACATAAGCAAGACTTTCTTGTACTTCCTTCAAAATAGATTATTAGGTATTTTAATCTGACTACTAAACATATCTATGGACTATGAAAGTGAGAAAATAATGCGATTATTTTCTTGCTTGACTCCAATAATTCGACTGGATAATATCGACCGCCGGGTATATGGGGGGCGACATGGGACCAATAATAATCTTTCAGTCTTATAAGAAACCACATGAGCCCAGCCTTATTCAAGAGAAAGGAACATATGGGCCCTTAAGCCAACAAAACATGTCAAGTAAAGTGAATTATTTTCGGTACCTTGATCGACAACTGTGAAAAATGCCCCAGATCAGCGAACATAGCTTCTGATCCTAAATCCATAGTAAACGTAGTAACAAATAAGCAGTTTGACAATCAATTTTGCAGTAAGCAAACATCACATTCAACAGAAGTTTTGCAGTTTCCTGTACATACATATGTTTATACCTGTTATGCAAAGTAGAATCCCACCCAGAGACATCCACCCTCCCCTCTGAGTCTTCTTTAAGAACTTATACATATAATACGGCGAGAGGGCCTGATAGACCTGCGGGTTCCAGTGAAAGATATTGTACGCTCCAATCACGCTGATACAGAAAAGCCACGTGATGACTATTGGAGCGAACAGGAAGCCCACTCGATGGGTCCCGTAGTGTTGCAGAGCGAACAAAAACACGAGTATTACGCATGCTACTGGGACTTCAACATCTGCAGGATGTGTTATCTTGTTACTTTCCATTTTGGCCATGATAGGGTTACATAAGGACAGCAAACATATCATGTATACTCTACGAAGAAAATTAAACAGTAATCATACATTCATATAATAAATAGTAATCGTACATTCAGAATCTGGATGCGTTTCACCAAAGCTTCAATTCTAGAAATATCAATGCAGCATATCTTATCTCGAAGATGTATTATCCCAGGGCTGTCCTATCAGATTCCAATAATTTTGTCACTTGTAGTGGATTGTGATGCAAGAATGGTTGGTAAAGAACATGTCACCCATTAGAGAAACAAAAGGGACTGGGGTCTACCCGATTGGACACTATTGTAATCAAAGTTGATGCTGACGGGATGGCCTTTGTGTTGTGGCAAACAAGTTGGCTGCATATATTACTGCGACACTCACCACTAGAATGCAGGGTTTCCAGTGACTGATTTTAGACTCCAACAGCTAAAAGAATATGTTACTGCGGGATTTCTTGCCGCTGATGCTCTTAAAAATACATTATTAACGCAACCACCATTACAAACTAGACCAAGTCAATGCAGCATATGATGATCGGAGTTCCCGTATCTTCGAGGAGCTCTCCTTAGTGCCTAAGTGGCTGATGCGACCCCAACAATGTGGGTGATGATAAAAAGAACGAGGATAGTGAGTACAAGTTCATCTCAGTATTTTAGACACAAAAGTGCCCAAGCCATGATTGCTAATGTGTGATGGGTGATATTAAATTATGCTTTTACCAAGCTTTGACCAATCAAAGACAGAGACAGTGATAATCTAGTCCCCTAACCTAATGACACAAATAAAGCTGCAATTACTGGACTTACCAAGATAAGTTCTTTATCAGCAAAACTCTGATCTCATCTTATAATGTTTTTTCTCCTACAGATGACAACGACCACCTGCCTTCTAGAGAGCACTTCAAGCATAATTAAAAAACTGATCGAGGTAGAGTCTTTAATTTCTTGCCACCACGCGTTGTACATTCCCTTTAACATAAATTAAGACGTCCTTCTCCACTATTACacaaagaaaaatgatttatCAGTTGATTGTGATTTGAGTTGATAAAAGCACTGCTTTTTGTCCTAATTATGGATGTTAAGGGTCCCGCAAAAAAGTTTGGTAATCTCTGCTTGTCCACTAATCTCACATCACTTATCAGAAAAAGCTAATCTCACATCATCGGCATTTAAAAGGGGAATCAGAGGCATCTGATGTATCGAAAGGTTTCATCAAACAGAACTTTCATGAATATGTTACGAGAAAAAATCCACATGCGCGTGTACCCAACTCTGATTTGCATTTCAGTTCAATTATTAAGTTAATCTTTAAAGCATATTATATTCATCAGAATATGCCTATTGCCTAATACAATCACCATAAGATGATTGCGCCactaaagaagaagaaagaaaatagaaaccAGAAAGGTCCCACTATTCAAACTCTCACAAGAATAAATCAATCTTCCCCCACTAAAGCATCAAAATATCACTAAACTAAACTGTGAAAGAACTAAATTTCAATTCATGAAGTATTAGATGAGTTGGGTTTCTTCGAAGACTTACATTTGTGCTGCTCTTTGGCCATGGAAAGCTCTAAGCCTGACACTGCAGAGAAAACTGCAGATTAAAGGAACTTTAAAAATTAGCCATTAAATTACAAACCAATAGAACAGCCACTTCAAATGACAAAACTTAAGCCGTCAATGAAGCACAATTTCACTCTCCTCTCTACTCGAGTTAAATGCGCTTAGCTTACACGTGTAGATCAGACTATGGACTGAGCTGGAATAGAATCAACGAGGACAACAGAGCTGTTCCCCCTCCACTACAAATCTTTAACCCTCTTAATCTTGCCGAGAATCTCCTGCAATTCATCCTGTTGATTGCACAAAACCTTTCCCATTCCACCCCTTCTTAGCTCCGTGCTCCAATGCTTATTCGGTTATTCTCTAGTTCTATCTTGAATAGCGAAACTTAGTTAAATTCAGTATTTTGATTCTTCTCCCTCCCCCCTCAATTTTGAACTTCATTCGCAACAAAataaccgaaaattccgataTTTGGTTGCCACTATTCCTATCAACTTCTCAAGCAGTCGATCTGTATCAGTCTGAAAACTGAACTAAACCATGGCAATTCAAGAAATCTGAGAAATGCCAGTATTATTACCTGAAATTGCAGGAGTGAGCACACCATCACCAATCACCATACAAGTCCCAAGCAAAGCCAAGACCAGCAGCACTTTTTGCAGGAACGGGCACCTCTCCAGGGTCGATTTCAGGCTCGACCCAACATTCCCCTTCCTGTTGCCATCCTTCTTGTACTCCGCTAGCTCTTCGTCGGCCACCTGGCAATTGGGCAGGGAGCTCACCCGGGCATGCCGGCAGAGGAGGGAGTACAGCGCAAAGGTGCCGCCTTCGCCGTTGTCATCGGCCCGGAGGACGATGAACACGTACTTGATGAGCGGGATCAGGGTGAGCGTCCAGAAGACGAAGGATAGGACGCCGAAAATCTCCTCGTTGGTCTCCGAGTGCTGGATGTCCTCCGCGAACGTGCTTTTGTAGACATACAGAGGGGAAGTGCTGAGGTCCCCGTACACTACGCCGAGGCTCTGGTAGGCCAGCGTTAGCACCGTCCGCCATGACTGCTTCTGCAACAGTGATCACGAACAGTGAATGTTGGACTTGAGCATGGAAAAAAGACCAACTTTTTAACAAAAACAGAGCAGAGAGGGAAGTAATCAAAGAGACCCATCTAGATTTCGGTAGTGAAAGAAACAATTTTTGCAGCTTCAACGAAACAGAGCACGGGCACACAGAAAGGTCGTTACTTCCGAGGTTGAGGTGAAAAAACAAGGCCAAAGAAAAATGTTGCATGTTGGGTACCTTGATGGGGTTACTGCTGCTGCCGAGAACACCTTCAAGATCCATCTCTGAGCAGTCTCTGAAGCAGAAGAGTCACCGGAAGCCCATTTGCATCCCAAGTTGAAGTGCAAGAAGGAGACTAATAACCCAGAAGGGATCAATACCTCACCCAGCTCGATCAAGTCGATGGTGGATGAGAAAGAAAAGGGATGAATAAAAAGCAGAGAAATTTCTAGAGCTTGTCTCTTTTTGTCTGAAGCACTGGAACAAGAATCGTCGACGACCCACCAAACCAAAttaaaccaaaccaaaccaaaccaaaccaaaccaaaccaatGCAGACAAACCAAGAAACAACACGAAACTCCcaggctgaaaaaaaaatagtggaGGGAGAGCTGTGGAATCCTCTGATTTAAGTGGTGAAATTGAGAGGGTGGTATGATAAACGAGTTGGGCAGGAGCTGAGCTTATCAATCATCAATGATAGAACaagagggagagggaaggagggagggagggagggaagcTTTGCGAATGATGTATAATAGGGGACCAGTGATCTTTGTTGTGTTGTGCTCTGTTGTGTTGTGTTCAGTTGTGGTTGCagtttccttcttctttgcaCTGCTTCGcctttgcttgcttgctttcTATGGCTGCTTTTTTTTAAGGCTTTTTGCTAATCAGATCATCAGTTGAGATTCTCCTCCGGGAATATCTCTTTATGGGTGAGGAATTGTGATTGGGATACCCATTAATGTTTATCCCACTGTTCTTCCACTCTTCCCTTCcatcccctctctctctctctctctctctctctctctctctctcttgtccATGAAATGAAAGAGACGGGGacagatagagagagaaaggggggtGGGGGGTGGGTGAGAGTAGAGTGCTCTGCTTTTGCTCCTGcagaaatgtttaaatcattatTAATGTGGGATGGGCTTTGCTCTGAGCAAGGCGTGCCaagtcttcttcttcatttccGTCTTCATTGCACCTCCCATTTCCCATGTCTCCATCTCACAACTCAGGTTTCTTGCACTTCGGCAAGTTTTGAAATTCATGTTTATTTAGTTTGACATTCGTTGTCGGGTGCCTACCTTCATATAGTTTTCTTGTTCCTGTGCATCAGATTCATAAATagctcttattttttttaatatgagcCGATTGGcattcaaaaattcaataaattacaattaatttagGTTCGAGGTAAGTCGGCCTATAAAGGAAAGAGCTTTCTTTATCGTGAATATTTGTGCCACTAAAACTAATCTAGGTTGCTAAATAGCTTTTATTTCACGCTATTATAGTCAAATCCTGGATCATTAGAGTCCACCCACGTGAATTCATGTATACTTCGTACAATACAAATCGGTATGATTTCATAAGAGCGCTGCTAGATCTTTTCATCCGTCATTGGGAACTGTTAGTAATGACATACATGGAGCATCGAGTGATTTATAATATTCCTATCATTTGCTGTGGACTTTGTTTGTAGCCGTAGGTACGTGCATTGCCCGGGGTCTGAGGCCATGAAGCACGTGTATCATTACTCATATGAATAAAATGAGTACGTCCCGGGACGCCATTATCAGGATTGAGGCATGACCGACGACAGCCGAAGATAAGAATCGGAAGTATGCGATGGGTGAAATGTTCGTGAAGTAATAAATCGTATTTCCTTACGCAACTTCCGAGTGTCATTCGCAGTGTAGAAAACGGTGGACGTCCTCCATCCTGCCCGGGTAGGCAGCTCAATGAGTTGACTGATGAATGATTTGGACAAATTATAAGCTCGAAAGAGCAATTCAATTGGAACATTGTGAATTAAAGTGCAGACCGGTCGTTGTCCCCCTTCACCATTTGCTTGTATGCAGATGACATTACACTGGCAAAgtagaagaaagaaacaattacataataatctttgttttctttttaaaatttgttcaGTCATTTTTTGCCGAAAGGATCAATGCATGCATATACGTTAACTTTCACAAGATAACGAAATCGCTATCGGCCACTCAAACGTTCGGAGTATTTAAAGATAAGAAGAAAGGGAAGCCACACATACATCATGGTACACAATTTGTGGCTCGACCTATCTAACTTTACAATAGCTGCTTTTGTTTCGACAATTATATGCTCGGGACATTACgggaaagaaaattcatattctcttaaaaatatattaactaTATGAAAGTGATTCGGGATATCCAGAAATGCGCCcttttttcattcatattcAGATATTAGCATTAGTGTTCACATCAATAACTAAGGTTTGATATCGATAATCCAATCTACTTGGTGAGGGAGCAACaaacatttttttatgtaCATCGCAAGAACTACTAGCTAGGCGGGCAATTGATCGAGCACGAGAAGCAAGcattccattatatatatgcttgaATGCTTCTATTAGCAAAAAGAGGATCCCATCCCTCTTTTTCACATTAAGAATCTCTGTGTGATTTCAAAGTCTCAAAAGTGTGCGCCCTTTGCTTCCAATTTTATTCGGCTCAATTCTATTCTTCatcaaattcaataatataattattattattttattttattttttatttaataataatttctcactcatatttttttcgtaACCATTTTTATGaccaattatttaataataaattctctatttactttcacatctatatatacatatatattttcacacatcaatatatttgttaACACATGCAATCATTACACGAAATCAAGTTGAGTTAGATCATAATGTAGCTCAAAAACCAAACGCGAGCTTAATCGATCGAGATAATgtaatttcaagaaaaagggtttttttttttgctctgaAGAAAATATGGAGAGAAGAAAAGTTCTTGGAATCAGTTTACAAGTCAAAAGATATCATAAAGatggaatatatattaatcttttcttctgcagagaatatatatttgatatatatagattttctgCTCGAATCTGAAgagaatacatatatataactgtAATATATTCTTGtaaatataaatgtataaatGGGTCAAAaaagctttcttttttttaaaactaatCTGGTAGCTCCTAACATATAATCTCTGTAGTTAATCAAATTATATGGAAGAAGTCATTAAATCttaattttctataaatatGAGAAAGTTAGCTCCCTTTTAAGGTTAAATAATTAAGTTCCCTCTTATTAGTAGTTTCGTATGGAAGACAAGAATAAAATCTTGCCCCATGCATGCATTAAACTATTATGATTTGCAAATGGACTCGCAAACAAGATTCACATGCCCAAGTTCCCACGAAAATTCTTTTGGGATAATATATGTAATCCCATATATgcttttttgaaattcgaaaaagaaaatctttatATTCCATGTGAACCTTCCAATTAAATATTGATAAAGACATTAGATTGAAGTGCGAATTCTAGTGCAAATTCATTGTTTCACCCTTAGGGAGTGAGACATGAGGAAACACAACAAATTCACTTGCTttctaataatataatataagaaagGAATTTTTATACCGTCCATAGCatacgaaaataaaaattttaatcaagGAAGAATATTACGCAGTGGCATACCTCTCGCTTGGTGATCAAAAGATCCTAAATTCGATACCTAAGGGAATTACTCAtatccctttattagatatttaaaattttcatttcaatatATTAGATTCATAGACATCCCTTCTAatcaaaaaatagaaaataaaataaatttttcacgTGCAGCTTCCTAGAGTAGCAATGAATGTTTCTAtttaattctaactttaacCTTGATAATTCTTATCTTAAATTGTACTTTCAAgattaacaaattaaaaattttccataAATATGACATTATCTATTTAtgtatgcatgcatgcatgcaaagTTAGACGATTATTGGAGTTTCGTACATATATTTGCACTAAACTAATCAATATTCCGACCCAAATACATGGTATGGTTTCAAACACCCCTCCGAGCAAAACAAGTTATACAAGCACGAAAAATATCCATGTTATTTGTCGGGTCCATGAGGAATTAAAGGGGAAGGCGCTCAAAATACAGGGAAAACACCAACTgcgaatggaaaaaaaaatttacgattgaatttttttttatctttaatgAGCCGAATTAGTTTTTTGAACTTAAATTAATcgaaattcattaaaattttgaatattaagAAGTGTATATCAAGGggacaaaaaaaaggaaaaaaaaaataaaaaacctaTACATCGTACCTCAACTTCCAACTATTAATAAGTTTGCCCACATGGGGCTGACCTTTCTTTGGAGATCTTTTAGTCAGGACTTCATACAATACAACCTTTTATCATCACTAAGGTTTTGCCCTTAAAAATATGCAATCATTTTGACTCACGGATCCAGAAAGTAGCTTAGCTTAATTATGATGTTGATCTAATTAGTGATAGCTAGCAGTAATTATCATTCGACTACCAATAGTAAAAGAAATTGGGTCACTCTCACAATATATTTACCCGCACACGTGAAGTGTGTATAAGGGAGAGTTATGCCCACGTTAGGACAGAAAATTTCAGACACAAGAATAGAATTCGaaattttgtttgattttaggtCAAGAGCAATTATCACACTGCACGCATGATATCCTGATTTTCCATGAGATTGAGATACTTTAATGTTTTTTTGATTTCATTTTTAGGATTCCgcactatatattttttgttatgtaaCATAATGAGTGTACCCATATCATTATATATCACAAGGTCCACCCTTGAGTAACCATACATGTCCACATtgtgaattatatatattttatatataaaagtttggTCATCAATAAGTATCGATCAACCACATAATTAAAGTATTGTGGATATCAGTACTTCGGGCACTTTCTAATTACCCATAATAATGACAGAAGTCGGTATTTGATTAGTTGAATTTCATAATGAATTAACTAGTCGACAAAGACGATTCAATAATCTTtgattttctcgatttttgcCATCTTTGTTGATCAACTTTTATTCATTGAGAGAACCATacagaaaaaagagaagataaTGGTTAGATACTTATCACATATTGTTGTTTTCAAATGTTATTTAGAATCGCTTATCAAAAagattcttttttataattttaatacaaAATTATAGAATAAATTCGAAAGATCGTATCAAATATAGCGGTTAGACCTGACACCTTCTTTCATAATATAGAtactttaatatattaatgaaCTACGACATGTTATTACAATATTATGCCAAGTGTTCTGCATATATTGGTTAGCATATGAATAGGCACTTAACgtggtgcgtttgattttagagttaaaataagtttgattttgattttaattttgattgtgaaaaaaggacaaatgagatgagattataaatttgacttgagaaacgtgtatttttgttgtgtagtgtgttgagttaaaatcaaaatcatgattctaaaatcaaacttacaaatcaaacgGCCAATGTTTCATTCATTCTCCATGGCACGATTTGATATTTCGCCTCagcttttaataatttcaacatatagatatagatatgaaaAGGACAGAATTGGtgtgaacatatatatttgtatatattcgagcaaatatatatatatatatataatatttgtatATACATGGATGCATCGTGGCACTCATGaagttataaatatatatatatatatatatatatatatatacgtatcaTTTTCTAACCGTTAACgataatatatgtatacactCCTAAATCGAAATCTGTATTTTCCCCTATATTCGCCGTCCCCATATCCCGAGTGCTTCCCTATGTATAAATAAGTATTAAAGTATCTATAAGGTTCCcatcatatatagatatatacgaGTTCTAAGCAGGTCAtttatattcaaatattaaaTCCCAAGGTATTCAAGTAAGATTCGAACTCTACTCTCCTCTCTTCACGGTTCTGGATAATCTATATATGCGCATGTGACGGGAAAGAAGTCTAGTCCGTATACCCATAACATGAACGTGGCGAATAGCACTCTCTGAATTCGTGGAACCATCCAAAATGTGGGAGAGGGCTTGCTACTAATTGAACTGCAAGTGTCATCTAACACATCACATGCAGCCAAAACAAGACATAGCAATCAGCTTTAGTAATAATATTAGGTCCCcattatatatgcatgtatatatatgtgtctcGATTCTTCTCTGAGCGGGACAACCCATTCTCCATTGACGGCTTGATTGAGCTCCCCTTCTCATTCAGTGTTATCAGTTTACAactgatttttctttcaaactTTATTAACATGTCTGCTTAGGATTTGAGAGACTGGGACGTTATTTATAATGTTTAACTAGATAAGTATAAGTCAGTCAGGTTTATCGTTTTTCTTTCGTGTTTCGTCGGTTTCGTCCTTCCCCGGTTGCTTCGAAGAGTcgcttttccttttcttttttgtggtCCTTTTCTCCTTGGAGTAAAAACGATACACCCCAAAACCTTTTATGATTATATTTTGATGGAATATCGGCGAAATGTCAATCATCAGCTTAATATTCGACTTGAACTAAATTCCTGCGAATCAGACACCTGTCGACATGGACCGCAGCTTGCCAATTGTATCACGGCTTATGTAGATTAATGAGTGATCGAATTGCTTTGTGAAATATCGATGATTGGAACTATAAATCGTATATATATCtttcaataaataataagAGAAGATACTGTGCCCGACAGATGGTATCGAGGAATACGTCCTCGATCGTGTGGAGTGATGCCCGTCGGATCATGTAACCCACCCAAAGAAGTCAgatcacataaaaaaaaataataataataaaaaatctaatattttaattaattactgaTCATCCCAGCCTATATCATCAGTTCTGGGTCAATAATTACTGTAAGTAGATCCTGATTAAAAGATCTATGCTGCGTTCCATTTTGTTTGATCACATCCTAATTATCCGAAGTTCATTTGGTGTCAGAATCTTTTGCATGAACTGGACGGCATTTTcagaaattttcaataaagaaatatactaaataatacatacatacatatatatatatatatatataaagatccAAAGAATCACCAgtaatctcttaattattcgTTAGCGACATCGTTAAATGAATAAATCGGGTCTGGTCTGCTGATTATATGGTTTTTCGTTCAGTTCCTCTGACGAGAATCATGtgctgctttttttttttttaattaattgctcAGGAGTTTATGCCACATTTTACCTTATTGGGCTTGGGCTTCCTTTATGGGCCGAACGGAATAGGGCCAATGTAGAATGACCAACCATATACTATTATGTGACGAGTAGACAATATCGGATGATGCATTGCACCAGTTCACGGTCTCCTCAACAAAACTTGGATTGGATTAATGCATAACGTGGAACTGCAAACGAACAATTGGTGGTGCCGTTCGATCTCGAGCATAAAGCAATGCGAGTGGTTCGGGTGTCCCCTTACCCAGTCTCTGCCAGTTTGGACAGAGCTAACAATTGATCATCAAACTAAAGTGGATGGCACGTCCATTTTCCCAGAACATGACAACCTAAGCCCGACCCAAATAAGTTAGTAGACTTTCAAGAGTAGGTTCAATTATAACAGCCGATTATCAACCGTCTGCACTTTGATCACCGTTTGGAAATGGGTCGTTTAAGAAGACTATCGATTATGACAGTCGATTTTGGTATGAAAAATTTTCGCACCAACTGTTAGAATTGACGAAAAAAAtacacatgaaaaaaaaaaggaagaaaaatcttttttaaaaaaatttctttggaagatttattaataaagaaaagggaaaaaaaagtcgTCTTTTCAAATAATAGTCACGACAAAGGCCGAGGTCCATGCCCTTTCCTCAGTTTCCCGCGAAAATCTCAACTATAAACAGGACACGTCAAACTAACTCCATCCCATTCccccaactctctctctctctctccccgtcCTAAGTTTTGGTCTCCTTCCTCCTTCAATCTCTTCTTGCAATCTCACGGCCACATCCTACATCTCGAATTGTTCGGGCCGCGCCGAGGTCCATCACACGCTCGCTCCTCCTCATTGCGGATATCCGTCGGGTCTCCGCCATGGAAGATGAATAGGATAATCCACACATCCACGTTGAAGCTCCGAGAGTTACAGCGCCGCCGCCACCACACCCGACTCCGCCTCCGCCCCTCTGACACAGCCGCTGCAGCCGCCTCGTCCCTCCACACCCTATGGCACTACAAGATCCTCGAGCCCGACAGCGACATTGTCATCCTCTGGAACCACATCTTCCTCTTGACCTGCCTCGTCGCCCTATTCATCGACCCGCTCTACTTCTTCCTGCCGGTTATAGGCGGGCCCGCATGCCTCAAGACCGACACCCACCTCAAGATCCTTGTCACGGTCTTCCGCACCATTACCGACCTCTTCTACCTCCTCCATATGATCATGAAGTTCCGGACAGCCTTCATTGCACCTAACTCCAGGGTTTTCGGGCGGGGCGAGCTGGTCATGGATGCAAAGGAGATCGCCCACCGTTATATGAGGTCCGATTTCGTGATCGATCTTGCTGCAACACTTCCATTGCCACAGGTAACTTAATAACCCAAAATTTTGGTCGAATTTATGTGATCGATTTCTATTGCATTTTCAGGACTAGTACTTATAACTATAAAACATAATTTCTGGTGATGGTAGTGGCGACATGACATCAACACAATAGCCGAAGGATAATCAACATTTCTCAGCACATTTAACTGAAATTAGACATGACAAATTTTCATATCGTTCGCATAAAAACATTT
Above is a window of Punica granatum isolate Tunisia-2019 chromosome 7, ASM765513v2, whole genome shotgun sequence DNA encoding:
- the LOC116215383 gene encoding potassium transporter 8 isoform X2: MDLEGVLGSSSNPIKKQSWRTVLTLAYQSLGVVYGDLSTSPLYVYKSTFAEDIQHSETNEEIFGVLSFVFWTLTLIPLIKYVFIVLRADDNGEGGTFALYSLLCRHARVSSLPNCQVADEELAEYKKDGNRKGNVGSSLKSTLERCPFLQKVLLVLALLGTCMVIGDGVLTPAISVSGLELSMAKEQHKYVEVPVACVILVFLFALQHYGTHRVGFLFAPIVITWLFCISVIGAYNIFHWNPQVYQALSPYYMYKFLKKTQRGGWMSLGGILLCITGSEAMFADLGHFSQLSIKIAFTFVVYPSLVLAYMGQAAYLSMHHKMESDYHIGFYVSVPGKIRWPVLVIAILAAVVGSQAIITGTFSIIKQCSSLGCFPRVKIVHTSSKIHGQIYIPEINWTLMLLCLAVTVGFRDTKRMGNASGLAVITVMLVTTCLMSLVIVLCWHKSVLLAVCFIFFFGTIEALYFSASLIKFLEGAWVPVALSLIFMALMYVWHYGTLKKYEFDVHNKVPINWLLGLGSNLGIVRVRGIGLINTELVSGIPAIFSHFVTNLPAFHQVVVFLCIKSVPVPHVGPEERFLVGRVGPKEYRVYRCIARYGYRDVHKDDLEFERDLFCSIAEFVRSETSECILRVVDDPDDEKLTVVGTSSSNLEGVQLCEEDVISELSSKGDNSVELDEIKSTENNKPRKRVRFLVPESQEMDRDTKVELKELMEAREAGMAFIMGHSYVRAKRGSSLMKRLVINFGYDFLRRNSRGPSYALSIPHASTLEVGMVYQV
- the LOC116215383 gene encoding potassium transporter 8 isoform X1, translated to MDLEGVLGSSSNPIKKQSWRTVLTLAYQSLGVVYGDLSTSPLYVYKSTFAEDIQHSETNEEIFGVLSFVFWTLTLIPLIKYVFIVLRADDNGEGGTFALYSLLCRHARVSSLPNCQVADEELAEYKKDGNRKGNVGSSLKSTLERCPFLQKVLLVLALLGTCMVIGDGVLTPAISVFSAVSGLELSMAKEQHKYVEVPVACVILVFLFALQHYGTHRVGFLFAPIVITWLFCISVIGAYNIFHWNPQVYQALSPYYMYKFLKKTQRGGWMSLGGILLCITGSEAMFADLGHFSQLSIKIAFTFVVYPSLVLAYMGQAAYLSMHHKMESDYHIGFYVSVPGKIRWPVLVIAILAAVVGSQAIITGTFSIIKQCSSLGCFPRVKIVHTSSKIHGQIYIPEINWTLMLLCLAVTVGFRDTKRMGNASGLAVITVMLVTTCLMSLVIVLCWHKSVLLAVCFIFFFGTIEALYFSASLIKFLEGAWVPVALSLIFMALMYVWHYGTLKKYEFDVHNKVPINWLLGLGSNLGIVRVRGIGLINTELVSGIPAIFSHFVTNLPAFHQVVVFLCIKSVPVPHVGPEERFLVGRVGPKEYRVYRCIARYGYRDVHKDDLEFERDLFCSIAEFVRSETSECILRVVDDPDDEKLTVVGTSSSNLEGVQLCEEDVISELSSKGDNSVELDEIKSTENNKPRKRVRFLVPESQEMDRDTKVELKELMEAREAGMAFIMGHSYVRAKRGSSLMKRLVINFGYDFLRRNSRGPSYALSIPHASTLEVGMVYQV